One window of Penaeus chinensis breed Huanghai No. 1 chromosome 1, ASM1920278v2, whole genome shotgun sequence genomic DNA carries:
- the LOC125025898 gene encoding uncharacterized protein LOC125025898 isoform X1, with the protein MRKIRKPGRMMEDANAECKKFCTEWGHFHKVTRILVKAIRRIHHGVRAEHAQLKGDIKTSGLRSKFLTRHETAFKKVVIGLQDYAANFLEMEKQFKELSKNSSKYCEIQFNRVVEKHSQVCVQRDTILYSVESMIKAQLKIIAGNFNENSENLGDAGIFNAIAAYNEVLIELKRNIPEKEEDEYEDEEEEENDATLYRLVMPENLIPPLSCLKQITASKILQIVGRERAPQVTKCIADTFMSEFKMPPENGTMLPWKPISYSAKSGLLNGDIFEDAIAKEEDENKLNQRKLDMALRMEFGDDFPGTDYLPANDAGDCNTPLNCTKVNTLIKTNTELLEQLVDKFTKTTGVLVKGMVKHSKSGEKRLTKAARNRIETYYVERVWGEGSEFVEELVLWVPPAERPPPFPPPALLTPLQLFQLLGIFQQYCNKCLIPESCYTSCEGIVDECRHLATTSFIDRNMVRGIGTYARSCPEPYKLLDGNYSTIGGDGIGDVVQLLVWEINEIERAEVEKEPKDWPVGDEVGLILRLGAVVSSTLSWLRLRASYLLHTWNTAPYYLLTQADLPRIIEELKLLRVQERDNLIKTDDFARLLYAMSRDKLVLMLDKLVDSVKDYEQETVGAVSAVCRTVSLAQLQNSMPHPRIWRGIGRIPHEPHYYVYEYINAVLEPVLDAVSKLGVVLQRRAGATVLKVVCYAWLEHIRVQKIKFSLWGAQQLLKDFHALAEWLQKYPGLAPEARTQVLAVDVLRECEGVARLLMRQPPLVVGYTSQNQVVPMGPITAGRKHDKEVKLSTDNDDIPAEMYVPNQQLWLSLRARPASSVCVKMGACCSWPY; encoded by the exons Atg agaaagataagaaagccAGGAAGGATGATGGAAGATGCGAATGCTGAGTGCAAGAAGTTCTGCACGGAATGGGGACACTTCCACAAGGTGACCCGTATCTTGGTAAAGGCAATACGGAGAATACATCATGGAGTGAGAGCTGAACATGCACAGCTCAAGGGAGACATAAAGACTTCAGGTTTAAGATCAAAATTTTTAACTAGGCATGAAACAGCTTTTAAAAAAGTGGTTATTGGCCTGCAGGATTATGCGGCAAATTTTCTGGAAATGGAAAAACAGTTCAAAGAGTTATCCAAAAATAGTAGTAAATATTGTGAAATTCAGTTTAATAGAGTAGTGGAAAAACATTCTCAGGTGTGTGTGCAACGAGATACAATACTTTATTCTGTAGAAAGTATGATAAAGGCTCAATTGAAAATCATAGCTGGAAATTTTAACGAAAATTCAGAAAATCTAGGGGATGCTGGAATCTTTAATGCAATAGCTGCATATAATGAAGTTCTCATTGAACTCAAGAGAAACATtccagaaaaagaggaagatgaatatgaagatgaagaagaggaagaaaatgatgctACACTCTATAGACTAGTAATGCCTGAAAATTTAATTCCTCCATTATCGTGCTTGAAACAAATCACGGCTTCTAAGATACTACAGATAGTTGGTCGAGAGAGGGCACCACAAGTAACTAAGTGCATAGCAGATACTTTTATGTCAGAGTTTAAGATGCCTCCTGAAAATGGAACAATGTTACCCTGGAAACCTATAAGTTATAGTGCAAAGTCAGGTTTGCTGAATGGTGATATATTTGAAGATGCCATagcaaaggaagaagatgaaaacaagCTAAACCAGCGGAAACTTGATATGGCTCTTCGAATGGAGTTTGGAGACGATTTTCCTGGAACAGACTACTTACCTGCAAATGATGCTGGAGATTGCAATACACCTTTGAACTGTACAAAAGTGAATACACTTATAAAAACCAACACTGAATTATTAGAACAGCTTGTAGACAAGTTTACTAAAACTACAGGTGTATTAG TGAAAGGAATGGTCAAGCACAGCAAGTCGGGAGAGAAACGCCTCACTAAAGCTGCTAGAAATAGAATTGAGACCTACTATGTGGAGAGAGTATGGGGTGAAGGTTCAGAATTTGTGGAGGAACTTGTCTTATGGGTCCCTCCAGCAGAAagacctccacccttccctccaccagcTTTGCTCACACCTCTTCAGTTGTTTCAATTACTTGGTATCTTCCAACAATACTGCAATAAAT GCCTTATACCAGAATCTTGTTACACAAGTTGTGAAGGAATAGTTGATGAATGTCGACATTTAGCAACAACTTCATTCATTGACCGGAATATGGTCCGTGGTATCGGAACTTATGCTCGATCATGTCCTGAGCCCTATAAGCTTTTAGATGGAAATTATTCTACTATAGGTG GAGATGGCATTGGTGATGTGGTACAGCTGCTAGTGTGGGAAATTAATGAGATTGAGAGAGCAGAAGTTGAAAAAGAGCCCAAAGACTGGCCTGTTGGAGATGAG gTTGGCCTTATCCTTAGACTTGGAGCAGTTGTATCTTCAACTCTTTCGTGGCTTAGGCTTCGAGCAAGCTACCTGCTGCACACTTGGAACACAGCACCATACTACCTCCTTACACAAGCTGACCTACCTAGGATCATTGAGGAACTTAAGTTGCTTCGG gTACAAGAGAGAGACAACCTTATTAAAACAGATGACTTTGCACGTCTTCTGTATGCCATGTCAAGAGACAAGCTTGTTTTGATGTTGGATAAGTTGGTTGATAGTGTCAAG GACTATGAACAGGAGACTGTAGGAGCTGTTAGTGCTGTCTGTCGCACAGTGAGCCTAGCCCAGCTACAGAACTCTATGCCACATCCTCGTATTTGGCGAGGGATAGGGCGGATCCCACATGAACCACACTACTATGTTTATGAGTATATCA ATGCTGTGTTAGAGCCAGTTCTGGATGCTGTTTCAAAACTAGGAGTGGTTTTACAACGTCGAGCTGGAGCCACTGTCTTGAAGGTTGTTTGCTACGCATGGCTGGAACATATCCGTgttcaaaaaataaaattttccctATGGGGAGCTCAGCAGCTCTTAAAAG ATTTCCATGCCTTAGCTGAGTGGCTACAGAAATACCCTGGTTTAGCACCAGAAGCTCGTACACAGGTGTTGGCTGTTGACGTGCTGCGAGAGTGTGAAGGTGTGGCTAGGTTGCTCATGAGACAGCCTCCTCTAGTCGTAGGATACACATCTCAAAATCAAGTTGTACCTATGGGCCCCATTACTGCTG GTCGAAAACATGATAAAGAAGTCAAGCTTAGCACAGATAATGATGACATCCCAGCAGAAATGTATGTACCAAACCAGCAACTGTGGCTGTCACTCAGGGCTCGGCCAGCATCCTCAGTGTGTGTCAAAATGGGTGCTTGTTGTTCTTGGCCATACTAA
- the LOC125025898 gene encoding uncharacterized protein LOC125025898 isoform X2, giving the protein MMEDANAECKKFCTEWGHFHKVTRILVKAIRRIHHGVRAEHAQLKGDIKTSGLRSKFLTRHETAFKKVVIGLQDYAANFLEMEKQFKELSKNSSKYCEIQFNRVVEKHSQVCVQRDTILYSVESMIKAQLKIIAGNFNENSENLGDAGIFNAIAAYNEVLIELKRNIPEKEEDEYEDEEEEENDATLYRLVMPENLIPPLSCLKQITASKILQIVGRERAPQVTKCIADTFMSEFKMPPENGTMLPWKPISYSAKSGLLNGDIFEDAIAKEEDENKLNQRKLDMALRMEFGDDFPGTDYLPANDAGDCNTPLNCTKVNTLIKTNTELLEQLVDKFTKTTGVLVKGMVKHSKSGEKRLTKAARNRIETYYVERVWGEGSEFVEELVLWVPPAERPPPFPPPALLTPLQLFQLLGIFQQYCNKCLIPESCYTSCEGIVDECRHLATTSFIDRNMVRGIGTYARSCPEPYKLLDGNYSTIGGDGIGDVVQLLVWEINEIERAEVEKEPKDWPVGDEVGLILRLGAVVSSTLSWLRLRASYLLHTWNTAPYYLLTQADLPRIIEELKLLRVQERDNLIKTDDFARLLYAMSRDKLVLMLDKLVDSVKDYEQETVGAVSAVCRTVSLAQLQNSMPHPRIWRGIGRIPHEPHYYVYEYINAVLEPVLDAVSKLGVVLQRRAGATVLKVVCYAWLEHIRVQKIKFSLWGAQQLLKDFHALAEWLQKYPGLAPEARTQVLAVDVLRECEGVARLLMRQPPLVVGYTSQNQVVPMGPITAGRKHDKEVKLSTDNDDIPAEMYVPNQQLWLSLRARPASSVCVKMGACCSWPY; this is encoded by the exons ATGATGGAAGATGCGAATGCTGAGTGCAAGAAGTTCTGCACGGAATGGGGACACTTCCACAAGGTGACCCGTATCTTGGTAAAGGCAATACGGAGAATACATCATGGAGTGAGAGCTGAACATGCACAGCTCAAGGGAGACATAAAGACTTCAGGTTTAAGATCAAAATTTTTAACTAGGCATGAAACAGCTTTTAAAAAAGTGGTTATTGGCCTGCAGGATTATGCGGCAAATTTTCTGGAAATGGAAAAACAGTTCAAAGAGTTATCCAAAAATAGTAGTAAATATTGTGAAATTCAGTTTAATAGAGTAGTGGAAAAACATTCTCAGGTGTGTGTGCAACGAGATACAATACTTTATTCTGTAGAAAGTATGATAAAGGCTCAATTGAAAATCATAGCTGGAAATTTTAACGAAAATTCAGAAAATCTAGGGGATGCTGGAATCTTTAATGCAATAGCTGCATATAATGAAGTTCTCATTGAACTCAAGAGAAACATtccagaaaaagaggaagatgaatatgaagatgaagaagaggaagaaaatgatgctACACTCTATAGACTAGTAATGCCTGAAAATTTAATTCCTCCATTATCGTGCTTGAAACAAATCACGGCTTCTAAGATACTACAGATAGTTGGTCGAGAGAGGGCACCACAAGTAACTAAGTGCATAGCAGATACTTTTATGTCAGAGTTTAAGATGCCTCCTGAAAATGGAACAATGTTACCCTGGAAACCTATAAGTTATAGTGCAAAGTCAGGTTTGCTGAATGGTGATATATTTGAAGATGCCATagcaaaggaagaagatgaaaacaagCTAAACCAGCGGAAACTTGATATGGCTCTTCGAATGGAGTTTGGAGACGATTTTCCTGGAACAGACTACTTACCTGCAAATGATGCTGGAGATTGCAATACACCTTTGAACTGTACAAAAGTGAATACACTTATAAAAACCAACACTGAATTATTAGAACAGCTTGTAGACAAGTTTACTAAAACTACAGGTGTATTAG TGAAAGGAATGGTCAAGCACAGCAAGTCGGGAGAGAAACGCCTCACTAAAGCTGCTAGAAATAGAATTGAGACCTACTATGTGGAGAGAGTATGGGGTGAAGGTTCAGAATTTGTGGAGGAACTTGTCTTATGGGTCCCTCCAGCAGAAagacctccacccttccctccaccagcTTTGCTCACACCTCTTCAGTTGTTTCAATTACTTGGTATCTTCCAACAATACTGCAATAAAT GCCTTATACCAGAATCTTGTTACACAAGTTGTGAAGGAATAGTTGATGAATGTCGACATTTAGCAACAACTTCATTCATTGACCGGAATATGGTCCGTGGTATCGGAACTTATGCTCGATCATGTCCTGAGCCCTATAAGCTTTTAGATGGAAATTATTCTACTATAGGTG GAGATGGCATTGGTGATGTGGTACAGCTGCTAGTGTGGGAAATTAATGAGATTGAGAGAGCAGAAGTTGAAAAAGAGCCCAAAGACTGGCCTGTTGGAGATGAG gTTGGCCTTATCCTTAGACTTGGAGCAGTTGTATCTTCAACTCTTTCGTGGCTTAGGCTTCGAGCAAGCTACCTGCTGCACACTTGGAACACAGCACCATACTACCTCCTTACACAAGCTGACCTACCTAGGATCATTGAGGAACTTAAGTTGCTTCGG gTACAAGAGAGAGACAACCTTATTAAAACAGATGACTTTGCACGTCTTCTGTATGCCATGTCAAGAGACAAGCTTGTTTTGATGTTGGATAAGTTGGTTGATAGTGTCAAG GACTATGAACAGGAGACTGTAGGAGCTGTTAGTGCTGTCTGTCGCACAGTGAGCCTAGCCCAGCTACAGAACTCTATGCCACATCCTCGTATTTGGCGAGGGATAGGGCGGATCCCACATGAACCACACTACTATGTTTATGAGTATATCA ATGCTGTGTTAGAGCCAGTTCTGGATGCTGTTTCAAAACTAGGAGTGGTTTTACAACGTCGAGCTGGAGCCACTGTCTTGAAGGTTGTTTGCTACGCATGGCTGGAACATATCCGTgttcaaaaaataaaattttccctATGGGGAGCTCAGCAGCTCTTAAAAG ATTTCCATGCCTTAGCTGAGTGGCTACAGAAATACCCTGGTTTAGCACCAGAAGCTCGTACACAGGTGTTGGCTGTTGACGTGCTGCGAGAGTGTGAAGGTGTGGCTAGGTTGCTCATGAGACAGCCTCCTCTAGTCGTAGGATACACATCTCAAAATCAAGTTGTACCTATGGGCCCCATTACTGCTG GTCGAAAACATGATAAAGAAGTCAAGCTTAGCACAGATAATGATGACATCCCAGCAGAAATGTATGTACCAAACCAGCAACTGTGGCTGTCACTCAGGGCTCGGCCAGCATCCTCAGTGTGTGTCAAAATGGGTGCTTGTTGTTCTTGGCCATACTAA
- the LOC125025405 gene encoding integral membrane protein DGCR2/IDD-like isoform X2, translated as MFYILLLYFVVQGAGAKSSWECIALDGERVRHGETFVPGPDMCTVCRCEEGKAHLCQAVLCQPPQDCKSFRIGTLCCDFICLDDILPKIPDGKINPSTDLGLRMVASAVTAILSLALLLFLIHRLRQRRLRAQQQYYEDQLDSPVGPSTDACHNNACCHNAAYCNGNDHAEFFVDSHTPPYLWKPPSFYFPHDDAPPPYSEVVGSSYRLSETNGALPSLGPLMVQLGPPPGESSDLSDGVLPVVDGASSNGTRMWHSPVAGASTRNIEGAHGIDVTLRSDEVYEDHSGVPSDLPPPYHAASEPLNDLNRGTQTNPLEPQSRCNETRCRARTTPEEGPSSSSVPEPTVCRNNNNNVHQPPQQQQQEQQHSSSEPAVRLRSHEHRSSVVLRDGERTSTMEEFQLRLSMDISDSSTSSDGPTRTFSSSSEDSTSMDASEMH; from the exons ATGTTTTATATCCTGCTTCTGTACTTTGTTGTCCAAGGAGCAG GGGCCAAGTCATCATGGGAGTGCATTGCCCTGGATGGGGAGAGGGTCCGCCATGGCGAAACCTTTGTGCCAGGCCCAGACATGTGTACTGTTTGTaggtgtgaggaagggaaagCTCACTTGTGCCAAGCTGTCCTGTGTCAACCCCCTCAG GACTGCAAATCTTTTCGCATTGGAACATTGTGCTGCGACTTCATATGTTTAGATGACATCCTTCCCAAGATTCCTGATGGGAAAATAAATCCATCCACTGACCTCGGGCTTCGCATGGTTGCCTCAGCTGTCACAGCAATACTGTCACTAGCATTGCTTTTATTCTTAATCCATAGACTGAGGCAACGTAGGCTTAGAG CCCAGCAACAGTATTATGAAGATCAGTTAGACTCACCAGTGGGTCCCTCTACAGATGCCTGCCACAATAATGCATGTTGCCACAATGCTGCTTATTGCAATGGGAATGATCATGCAGAGTTCTTTGTAGATAGCCATACTCCACCTTACTTGTGGAAGCCACCATCCTTCTATTTCCCTCATGATGATGCACCACCTCCCTATAGTGAAGTTGTGGGCAGCTCTTACAGACTCTCTGAAACTAATGGTGCTCTGCCATCCCTGGGTCCCCTCATGGTGCAACTCGGCCCCCCTCCGGGTGAGTCTTCAGATTTAAGTGATGGGGTACTACCTGTAGTGGATGGTGCTAGTAGCAATGGCACAAGAATGTGGCACTCACCAGTGGCTGGGGCATCTACCCGGAATATTGAGGGTGCCCATGGAATAGATGTTACTCTCAGGTCTGATGAAGTCTATGAGGATCACAGTGGAGTTCCCAGTGACCTGCCTCCACCATACCATGCAGCCTCAGAACCTCTTAATGACTTGAATAGGGGCACACAGACAAATCCGCTAGAGCCCCAATCCCGGTGTAATGAGACAAGATGTAGGGCTAGGACTACTCCAGAAGAAGGGCCAAGCAGTAGCAGTGTCCCTGAACCTACGGTGtgtagaaacaacaataacaatgtgcATCAACCaccgcaacagcaacaacaggagCAGCAGCATTCCTCATCTGAACCTGCTGTCAG ACTACGGTCTCATGAACATCGGTCATCTGTGGTCCTGAGAGATGGAGAACGCACTTCTACCATGGAAGAGTTTCAGCTGCGACTGAGTATGGATATATCTGATTCCTCAACCTCATCTGACGGCCCAACACGgacattttcctcctcatctgaGGATTCCACCTCCATGGATGCTTCAGAAATGCACTGA
- the LOC125025405 gene encoding integral membrane protein DGCR2/IDD-like isoform X1, producing MFYILLLYFVVQGAGKTEEILLARRAKSSWECIALDGERVRHGETFVPGPDMCTVCRCEEGKAHLCQAVLCQPPQDCKSFRIGTLCCDFICLDDILPKIPDGKINPSTDLGLRMVASAVTAILSLALLLFLIHRLRQRRLRAQQQYYEDQLDSPVGPSTDACHNNACCHNAAYCNGNDHAEFFVDSHTPPYLWKPPSFYFPHDDAPPPYSEVVGSSYRLSETNGALPSLGPLMVQLGPPPGESSDLSDGVLPVVDGASSNGTRMWHSPVAGASTRNIEGAHGIDVTLRSDEVYEDHSGVPSDLPPPYHAASEPLNDLNRGTQTNPLEPQSRCNETRCRARTTPEEGPSSSSVPEPTVCRNNNNNVHQPPQQQQQEQQHSSSEPAVRLRSHEHRSSVVLRDGERTSTMEEFQLRLSMDISDSSTSSDGPTRTFSSSSEDSTSMDASEMH from the exons ATGTTTTATATCCTGCTTCTGTACTTTGTTGTCCAAGGAGCAGGTAAGACTGAAGAGATTTTACTGGCTAGAA GGGCCAAGTCATCATGGGAGTGCATTGCCCTGGATGGGGAGAGGGTCCGCCATGGCGAAACCTTTGTGCCAGGCCCAGACATGTGTACTGTTTGTaggtgtgaggaagggaaagCTCACTTGTGCCAAGCTGTCCTGTGTCAACCCCCTCAG GACTGCAAATCTTTTCGCATTGGAACATTGTGCTGCGACTTCATATGTTTAGATGACATCCTTCCCAAGATTCCTGATGGGAAAATAAATCCATCCACTGACCTCGGGCTTCGCATGGTTGCCTCAGCTGTCACAGCAATACTGTCACTAGCATTGCTTTTATTCTTAATCCATAGACTGAGGCAACGTAGGCTTAGAG CCCAGCAACAGTATTATGAAGATCAGTTAGACTCACCAGTGGGTCCCTCTACAGATGCCTGCCACAATAATGCATGTTGCCACAATGCTGCTTATTGCAATGGGAATGATCATGCAGAGTTCTTTGTAGATAGCCATACTCCACCTTACTTGTGGAAGCCACCATCCTTCTATTTCCCTCATGATGATGCACCACCTCCCTATAGTGAAGTTGTGGGCAGCTCTTACAGACTCTCTGAAACTAATGGTGCTCTGCCATCCCTGGGTCCCCTCATGGTGCAACTCGGCCCCCCTCCGGGTGAGTCTTCAGATTTAAGTGATGGGGTACTACCTGTAGTGGATGGTGCTAGTAGCAATGGCACAAGAATGTGGCACTCACCAGTGGCTGGGGCATCTACCCGGAATATTGAGGGTGCCCATGGAATAGATGTTACTCTCAGGTCTGATGAAGTCTATGAGGATCACAGTGGAGTTCCCAGTGACCTGCCTCCACCATACCATGCAGCCTCAGAACCTCTTAATGACTTGAATAGGGGCACACAGACAAATCCGCTAGAGCCCCAATCCCGGTGTAATGAGACAAGATGTAGGGCTAGGACTACTCCAGAAGAAGGGCCAAGCAGTAGCAGTGTCCCTGAACCTACGGTGtgtagaaacaacaataacaatgtgcATCAACCaccgcaacagcaacaacaggagCAGCAGCATTCCTCATCTGAACCTGCTGTCAG ACTACGGTCTCATGAACATCGGTCATCTGTGGTCCTGAGAGATGGAGAACGCACTTCTACCATGGAAGAGTTTCAGCTGCGACTGAGTATGGATATATCTGATTCCTCAACCTCATCTGACGGCCCAACACGgacattttcctcctcatctgaGGATTCCACCTCCATGGATGCTTCAGAAATGCACTGA